In Schizosaccharomyces osmophilus chromosome 2, complete sequence, the following proteins share a genomic window:
- the mst1 gene encoding histone acetyltransferase, KAT5 family Mst1: MVKEENNGMTNGEKKHHEQDIVYKSKVYAFKDGEYRKAEILMIQKKASGTFYYVHYDDYNKRLDEWITVESIDLKRGIEYPPPEKPKKAHGKGKSAESKYPKNDRRKSLTKPAKTEPGTPSAKVEPSTPSIESDHGSNAESLPLLDEEDKKAPVSKEEEVERLRFSGSMVQNPHEIARIRNINKIQLGDHEIEPWYFSPYPKEFSDVDVVYICSFCFCYYGSERQFERHRQKCSLQHPPGNEIYRDDYISFFEIDGRKQKTWCRNVCLLSKLFLDHKMLYYDVDPFLFYAMCRRDEYGCHLVGYFSKEKESAENYNLACILTLPQYQQHGYGKLLIQFSYELSKKEHKHGSPEKPLSDLGLISYRAYWAEQIIILVCSMRNETTIDELANKTAMTTNDVLHTLQALDMLKYYKGQFIVCITEGIEQQYERIKSKKRRRIEPNLLSEWQPPVFHPSQLRFRW, translated from the coding sequence ATGGTAAAAGAGGAAAACAATGGAATGACAAACGGGGAAAAAAAGCATCATGAGCAAGatattgtttacaaatcAAAGGTTTATGCTTTTAAAGATGGGGAGTATCGAAAGGCGGAAATCTTAATGATTCAGAAAAAAGCTAGTGGCACTTTCTATTATGTACATTACGATGATTACAACAAGCGATTAGATGAGTGGATTACTGTCGAAAGCATTGATTTAAAAAGAGGAATCGAGTATCCGCCTCCTGAGAAGCCAAAAAAAGCTCACGGAAAAGGGAAGTCAGCAGAGTCAAAATACCCGAAGAATGATCGAAGAAAATCTTTGACTAAACCGGCAAAAACCGAACCGGGTACACCTTCGGCCAAGGTTGAACCCTCTACCCCTTCTATCGAGAGTGATCATGGATCAAACGCTGAAAGTCTTCCCTTGttagatgaagaagataaaaaagCCCCGGTATccaaagaagaggaagtaGAAAGGCTTCGTTTTAGTGGGTCTATGGTTCAAAATCCCCATGAAATCGCCCGCATTCGGAATATAAACAAGATTCAGCTTGGTGATCATGAGATTGAGCCTTGGTATTTCTCTCCTTATCCAAAGGAGTTTTCTGATGTAGATGTGGTTTACAtatgttctttttgtttttgctacTATGGATCTGAACGTCAATTTGAGCGCCATCGTCAGAAATGTAGCTTGCAACATCCCCCTGgtaatgaaatttataGAGATGACTacatttcgttttttgaaattgatggccgtaaacaaaagacttGGTGCAGAAATGTCTGCCTTTTATCAAAACTCTTTTTAGACCATAAAATGCTCTATTATGATGTCGACCCGTTTTTATTCTATGCAATGTGCCGAAGAGATGAATATGGTTGTCATCTAGTTGGATATTtctcaaaagaaaaagaatcagCCGAAAATTATAATCTTGCCTGTATATTAACTTTGCCTCAATATCAACAACACGGTTACGGTAAACTGTTAATCCAATTTTCATATGAGTTGTCCAAAAAAGAGCACAAACACGGTTCTCCCGAAAAACCTCTTTCCGATTTGGGTCTTATAAGTTATCGAGCTTATTGGGCAGAACAAATTATAATTCTCGTCTGCAGTATGCGAAATGAGACCACCATTGATGAACTTGCAAACAAGACTGCTATGACTACAAACGATGTTTTGCATACACTTCAAGCCCTTGACATGCTAAAGTACTATAAAGGGCAATTTATTGTCTGTATCACAGAGGGTATTGAACAACAATacgaaagaataaaatcaaagaaacgAAGAAGGATTGAGCCTAACTTGTTATCTGAATGGCAGCCTCCAGTATTTCATCCTTCTCAATTACGCTTTCGTTGGTAA
- the zds1 gene encoding serine/threonine protein phosphatase PP2A regulatory subunit, Zds1, which produces MPTLDYQGSNADVDEINRRNQEFVDTNEFSNKNRDFIASRGEAMDTSQTKPDQSCDEHGAIDNIDSSRNGTMDLHKSLDMNETFDEDNGIQSDALGEGMSQEDLDKEREALTYLRRLSMQGTDDPDLHTDWSVMMSPPESESDASTLFWVPADLHPEVNPNGWKDFLDLQVKNLKHPKQMDTNATPLQHIRSLRRRSSLLSRQVKADDAAQNYQDGSPIIEKKNIQRGKSLHLQDLEHLESLARNPKKMESLVDSMRSEPPEDSPILVSPNQFLQRSSRTTIRRSGASIKTINRGKASTLLGNRSPFAMNKDGLSRSLSVLRPSSSMSRRDEQKVEAPSTPPLSKSLQDNAEVKQNNSDLKYIDSATDSDVVGQMPDSKTQDKVDDISKEGEDLVSSPEQLPEFNKSQQNEIASQTKKTKDSEIEQDDFVSPSLHPSPGSKSDEIVQTNPTPAKDKFEENQMEVGKPSESTEKEKSDPVPKQPTTANHKPPSSPETKKLKKPWGRLFTSNDHEKDQKKDKTKKKGEEQSASQSSPGKDGIFGSLFSSKKKSAETSSEKPITNLRPISRRPAIPKEERINDQEAPSTLLNTAANIPNADKSDKPEDFIPDKDYYWSRFPICTERAIYRLSHIKLSNAQRPLVQQVLLSNFMYSYLDLISRISATRNRIQNNPRPSGPRRSEFSAENVKNELENLSYHFGDQRRRSVNRKKPPLQHTSKKGLKSG; this is translated from the coding sequence ATGCCAACCCTTGATTACCAAGGTTCTAACGCCGACGTTGATGAAATTAATCGAAGAAATCAAGAGTTTGTAGACACCAATGAGTTCtctaataaaaatagagaTTTCATTGCATCTCGTGGAGAGGCAATGGATACTTCACAAACGAAGCCTGATCAATCATGTGATGAACATGGTGCTATTGATAATATCGATTCTTCCCGAAACGGCACAATGGACCTTCATAAAAGTCTTGATATGAACGAAACTTTTGATGAAGACAATGGCATTCAGTCAGATGCTCTCGGAGAAGGCATGTCTCAAGAAGATTTGGATAAAGAACGGGAAGCCCTTACATATCTTCGTCGATTATCCATGCAGGGTACAGACGATCCAGATCTTCATACAGATTGGTCTGTCATGATGTCTCCTCCGGAGTCAGAGTCAGATGCATCTACTTTATTTTGGGTTCCAGCAGATTTACATCCGGAAGTAAACCCCAATGGTTGGAAAGACTTTCTAGATTTACAAGTCAAGAATTTAAAGCACCCGAAGCAAATGGACACCAATGCCACTCCCCTGCAGCATATACGCTCTTTGCGAAGAAGGAGTTCGTTGTTGTCTCGCCAGGTCAAAGCTGACGATGCTGCTCAGAATTATCAGGATGGTAGTCCAATTAtcgaaaagaagaacatCCAGCGGGGTAAGTCTCTTCACTTACAAGACTTGGAACACTTGGAGTCTTTAGCCAGAAATCCcaagaaaatggaaagtCTTGTTGATAGTATGAGGTCAGAACCTCCTGAAGATAGCCCAATTCTGGTGTCACCGAACCAATTTTTACAGCGTTCTTCTCGTACTACAATCCGACGGTCTGGAGCCTCGATCAAAACTATAAATCGTGGAAAAGCCTCCACTTTACTAGGTAATAGATCTCCTTTTGCCATGAATAAGGATGGCCTGTCTCGTTCTCTCAGTGTTCTCAGACCCTCCTCTTCTATGTCTCGCCGAGATGAGCAAAAGGTAGAGGCTCCATCGACGCCACCTTTATCAAAATCTTTACAAGACAATGCTGAAGtgaaacaaaacaacaGTGATTTGAAATATATTGACTCAGCGACAGATTCCGATGTAGTTGGGCAGATGCCCGATTCCAAGACTCAAGATAAAGTGGATGACATTAGTAAGGAAGGTGAAGACCTAGTTTCTTCACCTGAACAGCTTCCtgaattcaataaatcTCAACAAAACGAAATCGCATCTCAgaccaaaaaaacaaaggataGTGAGATAGAACAAGACGATTTTGTCTCACCGTCCTTGCATCCATCTCCTGGATCCAAATCCGACGAAATTGTGCAAACGAATCCTACACCTGCGAAGGACaagtttgaagaaaatcaaatggAAGTCGGAAAACCTTCAGAGTCTacagaaaaggaaaaaagtgATCCGGTGCCTAAGCAACCTACCACCGCAAACCATAAACCACCATCTTCACCGGAAACtaagaaattaaaaaaaccTTGGGGCCGTCTGTTCACTTCAAATGATCATGAAAAggatcaaaagaaagataagacaaaaaagaaaggtgaAGAACAATCCGCATCTCAATCTTCACCAGGTAAAGATGGCATCTTTGGGTCACTTTTCagttcaaaaaaaaaatcagcAGAAACTAGTAGTGAGAAGCCTATTACAAACCTCCGACCTATTTCTCGTCGTCCAGCAATACCAAAGGAAGAGCGCATTAACGACCAGGAAGCTCCAAGCACCTTACTCAACACTGCAGCAAACATTCCTAATGCTGACAAGTCGGACAAGCCCGAGGATTTCATACCGGATAAAGATTATTATTGGTCCCGATTCCCTATTTGTACAGAAAGAGCTATATACCGGTTGTCACACATTAAGTTGTCAAATGCCCAACGGCCTTTAGTTCAGCAAGTGTTGCTAAGTAATTTTATGTACTCTTACTTGGATTTGATTTCTCGAATTAGTGCAACTCGTAACAGAATTCAGAATAATCCCAGACCAAGTGGTCCCCGACGTTCTGAATTTTCAGCCGAAAACGTGAAAAATGAGTTGGAAAATTTGAGTTATCATTTTGGTGACCAAAGAAGGCGATCCGTAAATAGGAAAAAACCCCCTCTTCAGCatacttcaaaaaaaggtCTTAAGTCCGgttaa
- the slm1 gene encoding cytoskeletal signaling protein Slm1 translates to MDQKTASPNKDAVPQTDAYMGLCNSLTYRFEGWRHLVENLISFFKQLESLSKSTSKEYLKLSKIITHPSKDVNIFDEHGVQDVFAALRDQTAAISTDNEQLSIQLPGAIIKVLELLRDDLKEHCKKINADGTKGVKGVEKQRSESQKLLVQLDRALLPWGGDNPAAVNVKNDPFIVDRLVLNSLARQVAEENNHVHSVAQIQELSFRFEQNTISKIKDIIRQFEILMNQTFTKSINHVREILQVSEAQTLTGEWSSYAKREPDFIKGSVTPRIYSELPYPGKNKSPTVPIVAGYLIRKTTIMKKKQRGFYAFTRSGYLYEFKSSDPQVDPEPEFALYIPDSLIGRPSDKKAKFKITGKDATNKVFGSRSDYSFRASSQVELMKWWEALNTYISGYHQPAFTQENTHPPVEAVSESDDDDDDEFQPAPEARKNTVRNTPTAASRISPQETRPQTHSSVPSYDNSQAPPANDFVFQSDLNGHNAWNL, encoded by the coding sequence ATGGATCAAAAAACTGCTTCACCGAATAAAGATGCGGTCCCTCAAACGGACGCTTACATGGGTCTCTGCAACTCGCTCACGTACCGGTTTGAAGGATGGAGGCATCTCGTAGAAAATCTGATTTCGTTCTTTAAACAACTTGAATCTTTGTCGAAATCCACATCAAAGGAATACTTGAAGTTGAGTAAAATAATTACGCATCCTTCCAAAGATGTGAACATATTTGATGAACACGGAGTGCAGGATGTGTTTGCAGCCTTGCGAGACCAAACAGCAGCTATTTCCACCGATAACGAGCAATTATCGATTCAGCTTCCTGGAGCCATTATCAAAGTTTTAGAGTTGCTTCGTGACGATTTGAAAGAGCATTGtaaaaaaatcaatgcTGATGGTACCAAGGGTGTAAAGGGCGTAGAAAAGCAACGTTCAGAATCGCAGAAGCTTCTAGTGCAATTAGACCGTGCTTTGTTGCCGTGGGGTGGTGATAATCCTGCTGCTGTAAATGTAAAAAACGATCCTTTTATCGTTGATCGCCTTGTCCTCAACTCCTTAGCTCGCCAAGTTGCCgaagaaaacaatcatGTTCACTCAGTGGCCCAAATCCAAGAACTTTCCTTTCGATTTGAGCAAAATACCATTTCGAAAATCAAGGATATTATACGCCAGTTCGAAATACTCATGAACCAAACCTTTACCAAATCCATTAATCATGTGCGCGAAATTCTGCAAGTCTCTGAAGCTCAGACTTTAACTGGTGAATGGTCTTCATATGCCAAGCGAGAACCAGATTTTATTAAGGGCTCTGTGACACCTCGAATATATTCCGAATTGCCGTATCCCggtaaaaacaaatcacCAACTGTTCCCATTGTTGCTGGTTATCTAATTCGAAAAACTACAatcatgaagaaaaaacagagGGGGTTTTATGCTTTCACTCGTTCGGGTTATCTTTACGAATTCAAGTCCTCAGACCCTCAAGTCGATCCTGAACCCGAATTTGCTTTATATATACCCGATTCCTTAATTGGCCGTCCCTCagacaaaaaagcaaaattcaaaatcacTGGAAAGGATGCGACAAACAAGGTGTTTGGATCTCGTTCAGACTACTCTTTCCGCGCTAGTAGTCAAGTTGAATTAATGAAGTGGTGGGAAGCTTTAAATACCTATATATCCGGATACCATCAACCCGCCTTTACACAAGAAAATACGCACCCACCTGTCGAGGCTGTCTCTGAGagtgatgatgatgatgatgatgaatttCAACCTGCACCTGAGGCTCGCAAAAACACCGTCCGTAACACGCCAACTGCTGCTTCGCGGATCAGTCCTCAAGAAACTCGACCACAAACTCATTCTTCAGTTCCTTCATACGATAATAGTCAAGCACCTCCTGccaatgattttgtttttcagTCTGATTTGAATGGACATAATGCTTGGAACTTGTAG